From the genome of Kryptolebias marmoratus isolate JLee-2015 linkage group LG19, ASM164957v2, whole genome shotgun sequence, one region includes:
- the gpcpd1 gene encoding glycerophosphocholine phosphodiesterase GPCPD1 isoform X3, producing METSQVTLVIREETSSGEVIAVVGSCEALGNWSYQKAVTLHPQGDEGHTWTVTISVPRDVVSKYRYFKGFFLDSKSAGGPCQVIVNMWETHLQPRTMSPTAADQSIDDGHFGIHNGVKCVDSGWLTCQTDIRLRLHYSKRPPVSITKKKFKKSRFRIKLTLEGFEEEEEEEEENDLSPSTWQKTTTLGISMIDINGSKSRHSQPECGYALEPSRWTEYSIHTMAPDNLELTFEFFEEDLGEHVVQGDIHPGHVGTACLLSSSFSEHGKDTGVVTLPIMGRNSRQTIGKVRVDYMVIRPIQGLQCDMSTSYTKHWTKRSTVDVGHRGAGSTHAAKHYKVRENTITSFKSAAKHGAAFVEFDVHLSKDIVPIVYHDLTCCISTKKKHDNKLELIEVPVKDLTFDQLQLLKLAHITALQGSDDKDLLDDEDEIDEHQPFPSLSQIFQAVPEHVGFNIELKWISQMKDGSWDGNLSSYFNMNTFLDIILSCVLQKGGKRRIVFSCFDPDICTMVRHKQNKYPILFLTQGVSVKYPELMDIRCQTTQIAVSFAQSENILGISAHTEELLKHLNYIREAQSKGLVVFSWGDDNNDHEIRRKLREEGIDGLIYDSICEAQGEQPNIFQVEEQHSLQEVITEETLKSSACSCYTIPCSMEPCVASKAHGGSAESDSGLSSS from the exons ATGGAGACCAGCCAGGTGACTCTGGTGATCAGGGAGGAAACCTCCTCAG GTGAGGTGATTGCAGTTGTCGGGAGCTGCGAGGCCCTGGGAAACTGGAGCTATCAGAAAGCTGTGACTTTACATCCTCAGGGTGATGAGGG GCACACTTGGACTGTAACCATCTCTGTGCCGAGAGATGTTGTTTCCAAGTATCGCTATTTCAAAGGCTTCTTTCTGGACTCAAAG AGTGCAGGTGGCCCCTGTCAAGTGATAGTCAATATGTGGGAGACCCATCTTCAGCCCCGCACGATGAGCCCCACAG CAGCAGATCAGAGTATTGACGACGGACACTTTGGAATTCACA ATGGGGTGAAATGTGTCGACTCAGGGTGGCTGACATGCCAGACAGACATTCGCCTGCGATTGCACTATTCCAAGAGGCCTCCGGTGTCCATCACTAAGAAGAAATTCAAGAAGTCTCGCTTCAG GATCAAGCTTACATTGGAGGgctttgaagaagaagaagaggaggaggaggagaatgatCTCAGCCCTTCAACTTGGCAAAAGACCACCACTCTGGGGATCAGTATGATTGATATCAACGGCTCTAAATCCCGCCACTCTCAGCCTGAGTGTGGTTACGCCCTGGAGCCCTCCCGATGGACAGAGTACAGTATCCACACCATGGCCCCCGACAACCTGGAGCTCACATTTGAGTTTTTCGAG GAGGATCTTGGTGAGCATGTAGTCCAGGGGGATATCCATCCGGGACACGTGGGGACAGCctgcctcctctcctcttcgTTTTCAGAACACGGCAAGGACACAGGAGTGGTTACGCTTCCCATAATGGGAAGAAACTCCAGGCAGACTATCGGGAAAGTGAGAG TGGATTATATGGTGATCCGGCCAATCCAGGGGCTCCAGTGTGACATGAGCACGTCATACACAAAGCACTGGACGAAAAGAAGCACCGTGGATGTGGGTCACAGAGGAGCAGGCAGCACACACGCCGCCAA GCACTACAAAGTTCGAGAGAATACAATCACCTCGTTTAAAAGTGCAGCTAAACAT GGTGCAGCCTTCGTGGAGTTTGACGTTCACCTCTCTAAGGACATTGTGCCGATTGTGTACCACGATCTGACTTGCTGCATATCCACCAAGAAG AAACATGACAACAAGCTGGAGCTTATCGAGGTCCCGGTTAAAGATCTTACAtttgatcagctgcagcttctaAAG CTGGCCCATATCACTGCGTTGCAAGGAAGCGATGACAAAG ATCTTCTGGATGATGAAGACGAAATCGATGAACATCAGCCCTTCCCCTCGCTGTCTCAG ATTTTCCAAGCTGTTCCTGAGCATGTCGGCTTCAACATTGAACTCAAATGGATCAGCCAGATGAAG GACGGATCGTGGGACGGAAACTTGTCCTCCTACTTCAACATGAACACCTTCCTCGATATTATTCTCTCGTGCGTTCTGCAGAAAGGTGGGAAAAGACGCATCGTCTTCTCGTGTTTCGACCCAGATATATGCACAAT GGTGCGTCACAAGCAGAACAAGTACCCCATCCTCTTCTTGACTCAGGGCGTTTCTGTCAAGTATCCTGAGCTGATGGACATTCGCTGCCAGACCACTCAGATCGCTGTCAGCTTCGCTCAGAGCGAAAACATTCTG GGAATCAGTGCTCACACCGAGGAGCTGCTGAAGCACCTGAATTACATCAGGGAGGCTCAGTCCAAAGGCCTGGTGGTGTTCAGCTGGGGAGACGACAATAATGACCACGAAATCCGCAGGAAGCTGCGGGAGGAGGGAATTGATGGGCTCATATACGATAG
- the gpcpd1 gene encoding glycerophosphocholine phosphodiesterase GPCPD1 isoform X5, whose product METSQVTLVIREETSSGEVIAVVGSCEALGNWSYQKAVTLHPQGDEGHTWTVTISVPRDVVSKYRYFKGFFLDSKSAGGPCQVIVNMWETHLQPRTMSPTAADQSIDDGHFGIHNGVKCVDSGWLTCQTDIRLRLHYSKRPPVSITKKKFKKSRFRIKLTLEGFEEEEEEEEENDLSPSTWQKTTTLGISMIDINGSKSRHSQPECGYALEPSRWTEYSIHTMAPDNLELTFEFFEEDLGEHVVQGDIHPGHVGTACLLSSSFSEHGKDTGVVTLPIMGRNSRQTIGKVRVDYMVIRPIQGLQCDMSTSYTKHWTKRSTVDVGHRGAGSTHAAKHYKVRENTITSFKSAAKHGAAFVEFDVHLSKDIVPIVYHDLTCCISTKKKHDNKLELIEVPVKDLTFDQLQLLKLAHITALQGSDDKDLLDDEDEIDEHQPFPSLSQIFQAVPEHVGFNIELKWISQMKDGSWDGNLSSYFNMNTFLDIILSCVLQKGGKRRIVFSCFDPDICTMVRHKQNKYPILFLTQGVSVKYPELMDIRCQTTQIAVSFAQSENILGISAHTEELLKHLNYIREAQSKGLVVFSWGDDNNDHEIRRKLREEGIDGLIYDRICESVAPYFDSSSPDSLFVKPKESSQTSSR is encoded by the exons ATGGAGACCAGCCAGGTGACTCTGGTGATCAGGGAGGAAACCTCCTCAG GTGAGGTGATTGCAGTTGTCGGGAGCTGCGAGGCCCTGGGAAACTGGAGCTATCAGAAAGCTGTGACTTTACATCCTCAGGGTGATGAGGG GCACACTTGGACTGTAACCATCTCTGTGCCGAGAGATGTTGTTTCCAAGTATCGCTATTTCAAAGGCTTCTTTCTGGACTCAAAG AGTGCAGGTGGCCCCTGTCAAGTGATAGTCAATATGTGGGAGACCCATCTTCAGCCCCGCACGATGAGCCCCACAG CAGCAGATCAGAGTATTGACGACGGACACTTTGGAATTCACA ATGGGGTGAAATGTGTCGACTCAGGGTGGCTGACATGCCAGACAGACATTCGCCTGCGATTGCACTATTCCAAGAGGCCTCCGGTGTCCATCACTAAGAAGAAATTCAAGAAGTCTCGCTTCAG GATCAAGCTTACATTGGAGGgctttgaagaagaagaagaggaggaggaggagaatgatCTCAGCCCTTCAACTTGGCAAAAGACCACCACTCTGGGGATCAGTATGATTGATATCAACGGCTCTAAATCCCGCCACTCTCAGCCTGAGTGTGGTTACGCCCTGGAGCCCTCCCGATGGACAGAGTACAGTATCCACACCATGGCCCCCGACAACCTGGAGCTCACATTTGAGTTTTTCGAG GAGGATCTTGGTGAGCATGTAGTCCAGGGGGATATCCATCCGGGACACGTGGGGACAGCctgcctcctctcctcttcgTTTTCAGAACACGGCAAGGACACAGGAGTGGTTACGCTTCCCATAATGGGAAGAAACTCCAGGCAGACTATCGGGAAAGTGAGAG TGGATTATATGGTGATCCGGCCAATCCAGGGGCTCCAGTGTGACATGAGCACGTCATACACAAAGCACTGGACGAAAAGAAGCACCGTGGATGTGGGTCACAGAGGAGCAGGCAGCACACACGCCGCCAA GCACTACAAAGTTCGAGAGAATACAATCACCTCGTTTAAAAGTGCAGCTAAACAT GGTGCAGCCTTCGTGGAGTTTGACGTTCACCTCTCTAAGGACATTGTGCCGATTGTGTACCACGATCTGACTTGCTGCATATCCACCAAGAAG AAACATGACAACAAGCTGGAGCTTATCGAGGTCCCGGTTAAAGATCTTACAtttgatcagctgcagcttctaAAG CTGGCCCATATCACTGCGTTGCAAGGAAGCGATGACAAAG ATCTTCTGGATGATGAAGACGAAATCGATGAACATCAGCCCTTCCCCTCGCTGTCTCAG ATTTTCCAAGCTGTTCCTGAGCATGTCGGCTTCAACATTGAACTCAAATGGATCAGCCAGATGAAG GACGGATCGTGGGACGGAAACTTGTCCTCCTACTTCAACATGAACACCTTCCTCGATATTATTCTCTCGTGCGTTCTGCAGAAAGGTGGGAAAAGACGCATCGTCTTCTCGTGTTTCGACCCAGATATATGCACAAT GGTGCGTCACAAGCAGAACAAGTACCCCATCCTCTTCTTGACTCAGGGCGTTTCTGTCAAGTATCCTGAGCTGATGGACATTCGCTGCCAGACCACTCAGATCGCTGTCAGCTTCGCTCAGAGCGAAAACATTCTG GGAATCAGTGCTCACACCGAGGAGCTGCTGAAGCACCTGAATTACATCAGGGAGGCTCAGTCCAAAGGCCTGGTGGTGTTCAGCTGGGGAGACGACAATAATGACCACGAAATCCGCAGGAAGCTGCGGGAGGAGGGAATTGATGGGCTCATATACGATAG
- the gpcpd1 gene encoding glycerophosphocholine phosphodiesterase GPCPD1 isoform X4: METSQVTLVIREETSSGEVIAVVGSCEALGNWSYQKAVTLHPQGDEGHTWTVTISVPRDVVSKYRYFKGFFLDSKSAGGPCQVIVNMWETHLQPRTMSPTAADQSIDDGHFGIHNGVKCVDSGWLTCQTDIRLRLHYSKRPPVSITKKKFKKSRFRIKLTLEGFEEEEEEEEENDLSPSTWQKTTTLGISMIDINGSKSRHSQPECGYALEPSRWTEYSIHTMAPDNLELTFEFFEEDLGEHVVQGDIHPGHVGTACLLSSSFSEHGKDTGVVTLPIMGRNSRQTIGKVRVDYMVIRPIQGLQCDMSTSYTKHWTKRSTVDVGHRGAGSTHAAKHYKVRENTITSFKSAAKHGAAFVEFDVHLSKDIVPIVYHDLTCCISTKKKHDNKLELIEVPVKDLTFDQLQLLKLAHITALQGSDDKDLLDDEDEIDEHQPFPSLSQIFQAVPEHVGFNIELKWISQMKDGSWDGNLSSYFNMNTFLDIILSCVLQKGGKRRIVFSCFDPDICTMVRHKQNKYPILFLTQGVSVKYPELMDIRCQTTQIAVSFAQSENILGISAHTEELLKHLNYIREAQSKGLVVFSWGDDNNDHEIRRKLREEGIDGLIYDRICESVAPYFDSSSPDSCNSLWFLRFVNTLRPLAYLIFCSLP, from the exons ATGGAGACCAGCCAGGTGACTCTGGTGATCAGGGAGGAAACCTCCTCAG GTGAGGTGATTGCAGTTGTCGGGAGCTGCGAGGCCCTGGGAAACTGGAGCTATCAGAAAGCTGTGACTTTACATCCTCAGGGTGATGAGGG GCACACTTGGACTGTAACCATCTCTGTGCCGAGAGATGTTGTTTCCAAGTATCGCTATTTCAAAGGCTTCTTTCTGGACTCAAAG AGTGCAGGTGGCCCCTGTCAAGTGATAGTCAATATGTGGGAGACCCATCTTCAGCCCCGCACGATGAGCCCCACAG CAGCAGATCAGAGTATTGACGACGGACACTTTGGAATTCACA ATGGGGTGAAATGTGTCGACTCAGGGTGGCTGACATGCCAGACAGACATTCGCCTGCGATTGCACTATTCCAAGAGGCCTCCGGTGTCCATCACTAAGAAGAAATTCAAGAAGTCTCGCTTCAG GATCAAGCTTACATTGGAGGgctttgaagaagaagaagaggaggaggaggagaatgatCTCAGCCCTTCAACTTGGCAAAAGACCACCACTCTGGGGATCAGTATGATTGATATCAACGGCTCTAAATCCCGCCACTCTCAGCCTGAGTGTGGTTACGCCCTGGAGCCCTCCCGATGGACAGAGTACAGTATCCACACCATGGCCCCCGACAACCTGGAGCTCACATTTGAGTTTTTCGAG GAGGATCTTGGTGAGCATGTAGTCCAGGGGGATATCCATCCGGGACACGTGGGGACAGCctgcctcctctcctcttcgTTTTCAGAACACGGCAAGGACACAGGAGTGGTTACGCTTCCCATAATGGGAAGAAACTCCAGGCAGACTATCGGGAAAGTGAGAG TGGATTATATGGTGATCCGGCCAATCCAGGGGCTCCAGTGTGACATGAGCACGTCATACACAAAGCACTGGACGAAAAGAAGCACCGTGGATGTGGGTCACAGAGGAGCAGGCAGCACACACGCCGCCAA GCACTACAAAGTTCGAGAGAATACAATCACCTCGTTTAAAAGTGCAGCTAAACAT GGTGCAGCCTTCGTGGAGTTTGACGTTCACCTCTCTAAGGACATTGTGCCGATTGTGTACCACGATCTGACTTGCTGCATATCCACCAAGAAG AAACATGACAACAAGCTGGAGCTTATCGAGGTCCCGGTTAAAGATCTTACAtttgatcagctgcagcttctaAAG CTGGCCCATATCACTGCGTTGCAAGGAAGCGATGACAAAG ATCTTCTGGATGATGAAGACGAAATCGATGAACATCAGCCCTTCCCCTCGCTGTCTCAG ATTTTCCAAGCTGTTCCTGAGCATGTCGGCTTCAACATTGAACTCAAATGGATCAGCCAGATGAAG GACGGATCGTGGGACGGAAACTTGTCCTCCTACTTCAACATGAACACCTTCCTCGATATTATTCTCTCGTGCGTTCTGCAGAAAGGTGGGAAAAGACGCATCGTCTTCTCGTGTTTCGACCCAGATATATGCACAAT GGTGCGTCACAAGCAGAACAAGTACCCCATCCTCTTCTTGACTCAGGGCGTTTCTGTCAAGTATCCTGAGCTGATGGACATTCGCTGCCAGACCACTCAGATCGCTGTCAGCTTCGCTCAGAGCGAAAACATTCTG GGAATCAGTGCTCACACCGAGGAGCTGCTGAAGCACCTGAATTACATCAGGGAGGCTCAGTCCAAAGGCCTGGTGGTGTTCAGCTGGGGAGACGACAATAATGACCACGAAATCCGCAGGAAGCTGCGGGAGGAGGGAATTGATGGGCTCATATACGATAG